In the Treponema maltophilum ATCC 51939 genome, TTTAGTCCCGAAAGATGCGTATTGGGGCGCACAAACCGAACGCAGCAGGCAAAATTTTAAAATCGGAGCGGGAATCGAAACGATGCCTGCCGAAATAATCCATGCCTTCGGCGTGCTGAAAAAGGCGGCCGCGCGCGCAAACGCACGGCTCCTTCCGCACAAAATGAATGCCGAAAAACTGCGCGGTATAGAAAGCGTATGCGATGAAATTTGCAGCGGAAAGTTGGCCGCCGAATTTCCGCTTGTCGTGTGGCAGACGGGAAGCGGCACCCAAACGAACATGAACGTGAACGAAGTTATCGCAAACCGTGCGAACGCTCTTGCCGGGAAAAAACTCCTCCACCCGAACGACGATGTGAACATGAGCCAATCGTCGAACGACACGTTCCCGACGGCGATGCACATCGCCTTTGTTCTTTCGATCGAACATAAACTGATTCCCGCCGCACGCGCTTTGGTTCAAACCTTCCGCAAACTCGAAAAAGAAAACCGGCATATTATCAAAATAGGACGCACGCACTTACAGGACGCCGTTCCCATCCGTTTTTCGCAGGAAATAAGCGGCTGGCGTTCATCGCTCGAACAGGATATTGCATTGCTGAATCTGTCTTTAAAGCCGCTGCGTTCCCTTGCACTCGGCGCGACGGCGGTCGGCACGGGATTGAACGCGCCCAAAGGCTTTGCAAAAGAAGCGGCGCATCAAGCCGG is a window encoding:
- the fumC gene encoding class II fumarate hydratase → MQYRSEHDSMGEVLVPKDAYWGAQTERSRQNFKIGAGIETMPAEIIHAFGVLKKAAARANARLLPHKMNAEKLRGIESVCDEICSGKLAAEFPLVVWQTGSGTQTNMNVNEVIANRANALAGKKLLHPNDDVNMSQSSNDTFPTAMHIAFVLSIEHKLIPAARALVQTFRKLEKENRHIIKIGRTHLQDAVPIRFSQEISGWRSSLEQDIALLNLSLKPLRSLALGATAVGTGLNAPKGFAKEAAHQAGEIAGSTFKPARNNFHALTSKDEAVFAHGAVKALACDMMKIANDVRHLASGPRCGLGEIFIPENEPGSSIMPGKVNPTQAEAVTMVAVHIMGNDAALSIAASQGNFELNVFMPLIAYNFLQSVRLLSEAILSFTEHCASGIRANRERMKRNVDNSLMLVTALNPHIGYEKAAKAAQKAHRENISLKQACTDSGFLTAAEFDKLVRAENMV